In one window of Duganella dendranthematis DNA:
- a CDS encoding ABC transporter substrate-binding protein has product MLKATKVGSAIALALAVSGAQAQAPLKATVIHWWTSGGESAAVKQFAEAYNKAGGQWVDQAVAGADQSRATTINRIVGGNAPTAAQFNTSKQFRDFVEQGLLNNVDDVAIAGKWDQIMPPSILQAIKINGHFYAAPVDIHMPAWFFYSKAAYKKAGITNEPQTWEEFLAQLGKLKAAGVVPLAFGGQVWQEKITFDAIFAMVGGSDLYLKVYRDRDQKAVMSPAFKQVLVEFKKLKGFVDAGSPGRNWNDATAMVVQGKAGVQIMGDWAKGEFAAAKQVAGKDFGCYPGFGPKSPYIVAGDAFVFPKTSDANAIKAQKLLANVVTSPTAQVAFASRKGAIPIRGDVDESQLDICARQGLAIMKDKSRQLPNTEMLASPDTTGALQDVLTSYWNKNQSPEDAQKAFARAIKGE; this is encoded by the coding sequence ATGTTGAAGGCCACAAAAGTGGGCAGCGCCATCGCGCTAGCCCTGGCAGTAAGCGGCGCACAAGCGCAAGCGCCGTTGAAAGCAACCGTAATTCACTGGTGGACCTCGGGCGGCGAATCCGCCGCCGTCAAGCAGTTTGCAGAAGCCTATAACAAGGCGGGCGGCCAATGGGTCGACCAGGCCGTGGCCGGCGCCGACCAGTCGCGCGCCACCACCATCAACCGCATTGTCGGCGGTAACGCGCCGACCGCCGCACAGTTCAACACCTCCAAACAATTCCGCGACTTTGTCGAACAGGGATTGCTGAACAATGTGGATGACGTGGCCATCGCCGGCAAGTGGGACCAGATCATGCCGCCGTCGATCCTCCAGGCGATCAAGATCAACGGCCATTTCTACGCCGCGCCAGTGGACATCCACATGCCGGCCTGGTTCTTCTACTCGAAGGCCGCGTATAAGAAAGCCGGCATCACCAACGAACCGCAGACGTGGGAAGAATTCCTCGCGCAGCTGGGCAAGCTGAAAGCCGCCGGCGTGGTGCCGCTGGCCTTCGGCGGACAGGTGTGGCAGGAGAAGATCACCTTCGACGCCATCTTCGCCATGGTGGGCGGTTCGGACCTGTACCTGAAGGTGTACCGCGACCGCGACCAGAAAGCCGTGATGTCGCCGGCCTTCAAGCAGGTGCTGGTCGAATTCAAAAAGCTGAAAGGCTTTGTGGATGCAGGCTCGCCTGGCCGCAACTGGAACGACGCCACCGCCATGGTAGTTCAGGGTAAAGCCGGCGTGCAGATCATGGGCGACTGGGCCAAGGGCGAATTCGCCGCCGCCAAGCAGGTAGCGGGCAAGGACTTCGGCTGCTATCCGGGCTTTGGTCCGAAGTCGCCGTACATCGTGGCCGGCGACGCCTTCGTCTTCCCGAAGACCAGCGACGCCAATGCCATCAAGGCGCAAAAACTTTTAGCCAATGTGGTAACGTCTCCAACGGCGCAAGTGGCCTTCGCTTCGCGTAAGGGCGCGATCCCGATTCGCGGCGATGTGGACGAATCGCAGCTGGATATCTGCGCGCGTCAGGGCCTGGCGATCATGAAGGACAAGTCGCGCCAGCTGCCTAACACCGAGATGCTGGCGTCGCCGGACACCACCGGCGCATTGCAGGACGTGCTGACCAGCTATTGGAACAAGAACCAGTCGCCGGAAGACGCGCAAAAAGCGTTCGCCCGCGCGATCAAGGGCGAATAA
- a CDS encoding putative toxin-antitoxin system toxin component, PIN family, whose protein sequence is MIPVPKKVVIDTNVCLDLFVFHDPRWAKLVAAIESGEVEAVTRADCRDEYNIVLHYKHLPLDDDSRPLAAARFDALIKVVAPPESSIKLPVCSDKADQKFLEIARDAGAEVLITKDKALLKLARRLAREGMFKVILPEKWIALE, encoded by the coding sequence ATGATACCTGTTCCAAAGAAAGTCGTTATCGACACCAACGTTTGCCTCGACCTGTTCGTGTTTCACGATCCGCGCTGGGCCAAGCTGGTGGCCGCCATCGAAAGCGGCGAAGTCGAGGCCGTCACCCGCGCCGATTGCCGCGATGAGTACAACATCGTGCTGCACTACAAGCACCTGCCGCTGGATGACGATAGCCGGCCGCTGGCCGCCGCCCGCTTCGACGCGCTGATCAAGGTGGTGGCGCCGCCGGAATCCAGCATCAAGCTGCCGGTGTGCAGCGACAAGGCCGACCAGAAGTTCCTCGAAATCGCCCGCGACGCCGGCGCCGAGGTGCTGATCACCAAGGACAAGGCGCTGCTCAAACTGGCCCGCCGCCTGGCCCGAGAAGGGATGTTCAAGGTGATATTGCCGGAGAAGTGGATTGCGCTAGAATAG
- a CDS encoding carbohydrate ABC transporter permease, whose amino-acid sequence MPTPRPRRSPAWTPARLGVYGFLIVAALFFLLPLYVMLVTSVKPMEEIRLGTLFALPQHLTLEPWVQAWSSACTGLECGGIRSGFWNSVAIVVPSTILSIAIGAVNGYALSFWRPRGAGLLFAILMMGAFIPVQVMIYPLVRVLASVNLFSSLPGIIIIHTIFGMPVMTLLFRNYYAALPMELFKAARIDGGGFWRIFLQLMLPMSTPVIVVAVIMQVTGIWNDFLLGLVFAGSEHLPMTVQLNNIINTTTGERLYNVNMAATILTSIVPLALYFISGRWFVRGIASGAVKG is encoded by the coding sequence ATCCCGACGCCACGTCCGCGCCGCAGCCCGGCATGGACGCCGGCCCGCCTCGGCGTGTACGGCTTCCTGATTGTGGCGGCGCTGTTCTTCCTGCTGCCGCTGTACGTGATGCTGGTGACGTCGGTGAAGCCGATGGAAGAGATCCGCCTCGGTACGCTGTTCGCGCTGCCGCAGCACCTGACGCTGGAGCCGTGGGTGCAAGCCTGGTCCTCGGCCTGTACCGGCCTGGAATGCGGCGGCATCCGCAGCGGCTTCTGGAACTCGGTCGCCATCGTGGTACCGAGCACCATCCTGTCGATTGCCATCGGCGCGGTGAACGGCTATGCACTGTCGTTCTGGCGTCCGCGCGGCGCCGGCCTACTGTTCGCGATCCTGATGATGGGCGCCTTCATTCCGGTGCAGGTGATGATTTATCCGCTGGTGCGGGTGCTGGCGTCGGTGAATCTGTTCAGCTCTCTGCCGGGCATCATCATCATCCACACCATCTTCGGCATGCCGGTGATGACGCTGTTGTTCCGCAATTACTACGCGGCGCTGCCGATGGAATTGTTCAAGGCGGCGCGCATCGATGGCGGCGGTTTCTGGCGCATCTTCCTGCAGCTGATGCTGCCGATGTCGACGCCGGTGATCGTGGTGGCGGTGATCATGCAGGTGACCGGCATCTGGAACGACTTCCTGCTTGGCCTGGTGTTTGCCGGTTCCGAACACCTGCCGATGACGGTCCAGCTGAACAACATCATTAACACCACCACCGGCGAGCGCCTGTACAACGTCAACATGGCGGCGACCATCTTGACGTCGATCGTGCCGCTGGCGCTCTACTTTATTTCTGGCCGCTGGTTCGTGCGCGGCATCGCCTCTGGCGCTGTGAAGGGTTAA
- a CDS encoding carbohydrate ABC transporter permease, which yields MTQKRQSVSFAAYIAMVPMALTVLLAYLGTMLWTARVSVSSSRTFPASDFVGASQYIRLFNNERWLLSLQNVALYGVLFIAACLVIGFLLAVFIDQKVMAEGALRTIFLYPYAMSFVATGLIWQWILNPELGIQEVLHKLGWTSAKFDWIVDQDMAIYTIVIATVWQASGLVMALMLSGLRGVDDEIWKAARIDGIPRWRVYTSIVLPMLKPSVSTAFVLLFVMVVKVFDAVVAMTQGGPGTASEVPAKFIMDYLFGRANIGLASAASIVLLLTVLAIVAPLYFVRNRRAAMGA from the coding sequence ATGACACAGAAACGTCAAAGCGTTTCATTCGCGGCCTATATCGCCATGGTGCCGATGGCGCTGACCGTGCTGCTGGCCTACCTCGGCACCATGCTGTGGACGGCGCGCGTATCAGTCAGCAGCTCGCGCACCTTCCCGGCCAGCGATTTTGTCGGCGCTTCGCAGTACATCCGCCTGTTCAACAACGAGCGCTGGTTGCTGTCGCTGCAAAACGTGGCGCTGTACGGCGTGCTGTTCATCGCCGCCTGCCTGGTCATCGGCTTTCTGCTGGCGGTGTTTATCGACCAGAAGGTGATGGCGGAAGGCGCGCTGCGCACCATCTTCCTGTACCCGTATGCGATGTCGTTCGTGGCCACGGGCCTGATCTGGCAATGGATACTGAATCCGGAACTGGGCATTCAGGAGGTGCTGCACAAGCTGGGATGGACCAGCGCGAAGTTCGACTGGATCGTTGACCAGGACATGGCGATCTACACCATCGTCATCGCCACCGTGTGGCAGGCTTCCGGGCTGGTGATGGCGCTGATGCTGTCCGGTCTGCGCGGCGTGGATGACGAAATCTGGAAGGCGGCGCGCATCGACGGCATCCCGCGCTGGCGCGTCTACACCAGCATTGTGCTGCCGATGCTGAAGCCTTCGGTATCGACCGCCTTCGTGCTGCTGTTCGTCATGGTGGTGAAGGTGTTCGACGCCGTGGTGGCCATGACGCAGGGCGGTCCTGGCACGGCCAGCGAAGTGCCGGCCAAGTTCATCATGGATTATCTGTTTGGCCGTGCGAATATCGGCCTGGCTTCCGCCGCCTCGATCGTGCTGCTGTTGACGGTGCTGGCCATCGTCGCGCCGCTGTACTTCGTGCGCAATCGCCGCGCCGCAATGGGGGCATGA
- a CDS encoding GH1 family beta-glucosidase, whose protein sequence is MSVANEEKFTPPADSVLWNKDFLIGAATAAYQIEGAVNEDGRIPSIWDTFSATPGKTLAGDTGEVACDHYHRWPDDVELLAALKVGAYRLSISWPRVMTQDGQPNQKGIEFYRELLTALRAKGLKTYVTLYHWDLPQHLEDKGGWVNRDTAYRFAEYADMISKQLAGLVDAWATLNEPWCSAMHGYGTGHHAPGKQDVVFATQAMHHLLLGHGLAVQHLRANDPQAQVGIVANVGRGTSTDSSAAGQRAAWLFELQHNNWILDPLLKKSYPSALWELWPGAEPTILAGDMDIIGAPLDFLGINYYFRTNVISDGKHGYTEVDLEGVERTQMGWEVYPEGLRHLLVGFHRDYPNLPPIYITENGMATDDKVVNGEVDDHQRISFLRRHLAAVDAAVKAGVDVRGYFIWSLMDNFEWAFGYERRFGMIHVDYATQKRTLKRSAKLVTQFLAERAAQ, encoded by the coding sequence GTGTCAGTTGCAAATGAGGAAAAGTTCACGCCGCCGGCCGACTCGGTCCTGTGGAACAAGGATTTCCTGATCGGCGCGGCGACCGCTGCCTATCAGATTGAAGGCGCAGTCAATGAAGACGGCCGCATCCCGTCGATATGGGACACCTTCTCGGCCACGCCGGGCAAGACATTGGCCGGCGACACCGGCGAAGTAGCCTGCGACCATTACCACCGCTGGCCGGACGACGTTGAACTGCTGGCGGCGCTGAAGGTCGGCGCCTACCGCCTGTCGATCTCCTGGCCGCGCGTGATGACGCAGGACGGCCAGCCGAACCAGAAGGGCATCGAATTCTATCGCGAGCTGCTGACGGCGCTGCGCGCCAAAGGTTTGAAAACCTACGTCACGCTGTACCACTGGGACCTGCCGCAACACCTGGAAGACAAGGGCGGCTGGGTCAACCGCGACACCGCCTACCGCTTCGCCGAATACGCCGACATGATCAGCAAGCAGCTGGCCGGCCTGGTCGACGCTTGGGCCACGCTGAACGAGCCATGGTGCTCGGCCATGCACGGCTACGGCACCGGCCACCACGCGCCGGGCAAGCAGGACGTGGTGTTCGCCACCCAGGCCATGCACCACCTGCTGCTCGGTCACGGCTTGGCGGTGCAGCACCTGCGCGCCAACGATCCGCAAGCGCAGGTCGGCATCGTCGCCAATGTGGGACGTGGCACCAGCACCGACAGCAGCGCCGCCGGTCAACGCGCCGCCTGGCTGTTCGAGCTTCAGCACAATAACTGGATCCTCGATCCGCTGCTGAAAAAGTCCTATCCATCGGCGCTGTGGGAACTGTGGCCGGGCGCCGAGCCGACCATTCTGGCCGGCGACATGGACATCATCGGCGCGCCGCTGGACTTTTTAGGCATCAACTACTACTTCCGCACCAATGTGATCAGCGACGGCAAGCATGGCTACACCGAAGTCGATCTGGAAGGCGTGGAGCGCACGCAGATGGGGTGGGAAGTCTATCCGGAGGGCCTGCGCCACCTGCTGGTCGGCTTCCACCGCGACTACCCGAACCTGCCGCCGATTTACATCACCGAAAACGGCATGGCCACCGATGACAAAGTCGTCAACGGTGAAGTGGACGACCACCAGCGGATTTCCTTCCTGCGTCGCCACCTGGCGGCGGTGGATGCGGCGGTGAAGGCCGGCGTCGATGTGCGCGGCTACTTTATCTGGTCACTGATGGATAACTTCGAATGGGCCTTTGGTTATGAGCGCCGTTTCGGTATGATCCATGTCGATTACGCCACGCAGAAGCGTACGCTGAAGCGCAGCGCCAAACTGGTTACACAATTTTTGGCGGAGAGAGCCGCACAGTAA
- the pgeF gene encoding peptidoglycan editing factor PgeF, translating into MATQQQWLFPHWPGLPANVGVLSTTRRGGVSPAPYGDGMGAGGLNLGTHVGDQPHNVARNRSILRDMLPDDPAWLSQVHGTAVVNLAEVGPQQVPDADASFTAIPGKVCVIMTADCLPVLFADKEGKTVGAAHAGWRGLASGVLENTVAAMRAAGAGELMAWMGPAIGPYQFEVGPDVKQAFLQGALDDSDQRHVEAAFSLIDGKPGKYLTDIYGLARYLLHRAGVKEVHGGEFCTVSNSGRFYSYRRDGVTGRQATLIWLK; encoded by the coding sequence ATGGCTACACAGCAGCAGTGGTTGTTCCCGCACTGGCCGGGCTTGCCAGCCAATGTGGGCGTGCTGTCGACCACCCGGCGTGGCGGCGTCAGCCCCGCGCCGTATGGCGACGGCATGGGCGCCGGCGGCCTGAACCTGGGCACGCATGTCGGCGACCAGCCGCACAACGTCGCCCGCAACCGTTCCATCCTGCGTGACATGCTGCCGGATGATCCGGCCTGGCTGTCGCAGGTGCACGGCACCGCGGTGGTCAATCTGGCGGAAGTCGGGCCGCAGCAGGTGCCGGACGCCGACGCCAGCTTCACTGCCATTCCCGGCAAGGTGTGCGTGATCATGACGGCTGACTGCCTGCCGGTGCTGTTTGCCGACAAGGAAGGCAAGACCGTCGGCGCTGCCCATGCGGGCTGGCGCGGGCTGGCCTCCGGCGTGCTGGAAAATACCGTGGCAGCGATGCGCGCGGCCGGCGCCGGCGAGTTGATGGCGTGGATGGGGCCGGCCATCGGGCCGTACCAGTTCGAGGTCGGACCGGACGTCAAGCAGGCTTTCCTGCAAGGCGCGCTGGACGATTCGGACCAGCGCCACGTCGAGGCCGCGTTCAGCCTGATCGACGGCAAGCCGGGCAAATACCTGACCGATATCTACGGTCTGGCCCGTTACCTGCTGCACCGGGCCGGCGTCAAGGAAGTGCATGGCGGCGAGTTCTGCACCGTCTCCAACTCCGGTCGCTTCTATTCCTACCGGCGCGACGGCGTCACGGGCCGCCAGGCCACCTTAATCTGGCTCAAATGA
- a CDS encoding outer membrane protein assembly factor BamD, with product MQKKLAVVAATVVLLGLSGCGLFSEKIDETKGWSASKLYSEASEELDGQHYERAIQLFEKLESSYPFGTYAQQAQMNIAYAYYKSQDQAQALAAVERFIKLHPNHANVDYMYYLRGLINFNDQVSFLNFVYEQDATERDPKATREAYAAFKELVTKFPNSKYTPDSLDRMRYLLNAMASYEIHVARYYYRRGAYLAAANRAMGIMSDFRDTPAIEEALFIMIRSYDKLGMTELKTDTERVFKLNYPNSKFLDEGKKAERHWWRFWSSNASM from the coding sequence ATGCAAAAAAAATTAGCGGTAGTCGCAGCAACGGTTGTTCTGCTTGGTTTGTCCGGTTGCGGCCTTTTCTCTGAAAAGATCGACGAAACAAAAGGTTGGAGCGCATCGAAATTATACTCGGAGGCGAGCGAAGAACTGGATGGCCAGCACTACGAGCGCGCAATTCAGTTGTTCGAGAAGCTCGAATCGAGCTATCCATTCGGCACCTACGCCCAGCAGGCGCAGATGAACATCGCCTATGCGTACTACAAATCGCAGGACCAGGCGCAAGCCCTGGCGGCGGTGGAGCGCTTCATCAAGCTGCACCCGAACCATGCCAACGTCGATTATATGTACTACCTGCGTGGCCTGATCAACTTCAACGACCAGGTCAGCTTCCTGAACTTCGTCTACGAACAGGACGCCACCGAGCGCGACCCGAAAGCCACGCGCGAAGCGTACGCGGCTTTCAAGGAACTCGTCACCAAGTTCCCAAACAGCAAGTATACGCCGGATTCGCTGGACCGGATGCGTTATCTGCTGAATGCGATGGCGTCGTATGAGATCCACGTGGCGCGCTACTACTACCGTCGTGGCGCCTATCTGGCGGCGGCGAACCGCGCGATGGGCATCATGAGCGACTTCCGCGACACGCCGGCGATTGAAGAAGCGCTGTTCATCATGATCCGCAGCTACGACAAGCTGGGCATGACCGAACTGAAGACCGACACCGAACGCGTCTTCAAGCTGAACTACCCGAACTCCAAGTTCCTGGACGAAGGCAAAAAAGCCGAGCGCCACTGGTGGCGTTTCTGGAGTTCCAACGCCAGTATGTAA
- the phaC gene encoding class I poly(R)-hydroxyalkanoic acid synthase, whose amino-acid sequence MNLPDPQAFANWMQSNPMAAMMQDVGAHIKPEAMEALKQSYLQDFGALWQDLLSGKTPAVSDRRFTSAAWQGNPMTAFNAAAYLLNAKFLNAMVETVDVTPQQKQKIRFAVQQIVDAMSPANFLATNPEAQQKLIETKGESLTRGLANMLGDMGKGHISLSDESAFEVGRNLAITEGTVVYENPLFQLIQYTPKTATVNQKPLLMVPPCINKFYILDLQPENSLVRYAVEQGNTVFLISWSNPDQSLARTTWDDYVDQGVIQAIRVVQEISGEDKLNMFGFCVGGTLVGTALAVLAARGEQVANSLTLLTTFLDFRDTGVLDVFVDETQVALREQQLKDGGLMPGRDLASTFSSLRPNDLVWNYVQSNYLKGNEPAAFDLLYWNSDSTNLPGPMFCWYLRNTYLENRLKSGELVVAGETVDLTRIDAPAFVYGSREDHIVPWPSAYDSLAILSGPTRFVLGASGHIAGVINSPAKNKRNYWTNDSGKVDSADAWFQGAAEHAGSWWPEWSAFLNQNGGKKVKAKAKPGNAKYQAIEPAPGRYVKVKAD is encoded by the coding sequence ATGAATTTGCCCGATCCGCAAGCCTTTGCCAACTGGATGCAGTCTAATCCCATGGCCGCCATGATGCAGGATGTTGGCGCCCACATCAAGCCGGAGGCGATGGAGGCGCTCAAGCAGTCCTATCTGCAGGATTTCGGCGCGTTGTGGCAGGATTTGTTGTCCGGTAAAACCCCGGCCGTCAGCGATCGCCGTTTCACTTCAGCCGCGTGGCAGGGTAATCCGATGACGGCGTTTAACGCCGCCGCCTATCTGCTCAACGCCAAATTCCTCAACGCGATGGTGGAAACCGTCGACGTCACGCCGCAGCAGAAACAGAAGATTCGCTTTGCCGTGCAGCAGATTGTCGACGCCATGTCGCCGGCCAACTTCCTCGCCACCAATCCGGAAGCGCAGCAGAAGCTGATCGAAACCAAGGGCGAAAGCCTGACCCGCGGTCTGGCCAATATGCTGGGCGACATGGGCAAGGGCCACATTTCGCTGTCCGACGAGTCGGCGTTTGAGGTCGGCCGCAATCTGGCGATTACCGAAGGCACGGTGGTGTATGAAAATCCGCTGTTCCAGCTGATCCAGTACACGCCGAAAACCGCCACCGTCAACCAGAAGCCGTTGCTCATGGTGCCCCCGTGCATCAACAAGTTCTACATCCTGGATTTGCAGCCGGAAAATTCGCTGGTGCGTTACGCTGTGGAGCAGGGCAATACCGTGTTCCTGATTTCGTGGAGCAATCCGGACCAATCGCTGGCGCGCACCACCTGGGACGATTATGTCGACCAGGGCGTGATCCAGGCGATCCGCGTGGTGCAGGAGATCAGCGGCGAGGACAAGCTGAATATGTTCGGCTTCTGCGTCGGCGGCACGCTGGTGGGCACGGCGCTGGCGGTGCTGGCCGCGCGCGGCGAACAGGTCGCCAACAGCCTGACACTGCTGACCACGTTCCTTGATTTCCGCGACACCGGCGTGCTGGATGTGTTCGTCGACGAAACGCAGGTGGCGCTGCGCGAGCAGCAGCTCAAGGACGGCGGCCTGATGCCGGGCCGCGATCTGGCCAGCACCTTTTCCAGCCTGCGTCCGAACGACCTGGTTTGGAACTACGTGCAGTCCAACTACCTGAAGGGCAATGAGCCGGCCGCGTTCGACCTGCTGTACTGGAATTCGGACAGCACCAACCTCCCGGGGCCGATGTTCTGCTGGTACTTGCGCAACACCTATCTGGAAAACCGCCTCAAGAGCGGCGAACTGGTGGTGGCGGGCGAGACGGTCGACCTGACCCGCATCGACGCCCCGGCCTTCGTCTACGGCTCGCGCGAGGATCATATCGTGCCCTGGCCGTCGGCCTATGATTCGCTGGCCATTCTGAGCGGCCCGACGCGCTTCGTGCTGGGCGCCTCCGGCCATATTGCCGGCGTGATCAATTCGCCGGCCAAGAACAAGCGCAATTACTGGACCAACGACAGCGGCAAGGTCGACAGCGCCGACGCCTGGTTCCAGGGCGCGGCCGAACATGCGGGCAGCTGGTGGCCGGAATGGTCGGCGTTCCTGAACCAGAACGGCGGCAAAAAGGTCAAGGCCAAGGCCAAGCCCGGCAATGCCAAATACCAGGCGATCGAACCGGCGCCCGGTCGCTACGTCAAAGTAAAAGCCGATTAA
- the phaR gene encoding polyhydroxyalkanoate synthesis repressor PhaR, with protein sequence MSSAKKNADRLIKKYPNRRLYDTQTSSYITLTDVKQLVLDNEVFTVVDAKTNEDLSRSILLQIILEEEASGAPMFSSDVLAQIIRFYGHAMQGMMGSYLEKNVQAFTDIQRKFTTGTAVGGQPFSPEMWTQFMNVQGPMMQGMMNNYIDQSKSLFVQMQEQMQSQSKNLFGTFPFVPVPPTDKK encoded by the coding sequence ATGAGTAGTGCGAAAAAAAATGCTGACCGCCTGATCAAAAAATACCCCAATCGTCGTCTGTACGACACGCAGACCAGTTCGTACATCACGTTGACCGACGTGAAGCAACTGGTGCTGGACAACGAAGTATTTACCGTTGTCGATGCCAAGACCAATGAAGACCTGAGCCGTAGCATTCTGCTGCAAATCATTCTGGAAGAAGAAGCCAGCGGCGCGCCGATGTTCTCCAGCGACGTGCTGGCCCAGATCATCCGCTTCTACGGCCACGCCATGCAGGGCATGATGGGCTCCTACCTGGAAAAGAACGTCCAGGCCTTCACCGACATCCAGCGCAAGTTCACCACCGGCACTGCCGTGGGCGGCCAACCGTTCAGCCCGGAAATGTGGACCCAGTTCATGAACGTCCAGGGCCCGATGATGCAGGGCATGATGAACAACTACATCGACCAGAGCAAGAGCCTGTTCGTGCAGATGCAGGAGCAGATGCAGAGCCAGAGCAAGAATCTGTTCGGTACTTTCCCATTTGTCCCGGTGCCGCCGACCGACAAAAAGTAA
- the yaaA gene encoding peroxide stress protein YaaA, whose product MLIVLSPAKSLDLETPPTTKLHTEPSFLDHSEQLIDRLREFSPAELGELMDLSDNLSALNVARYASWRKDTREGRQAVMTFNGDVYDGLDARSLKPKQLDYAQSRIRILSGLYGMLRPLDLIHPHRLEMGTRLSTPLGKSLYDFWGETITQALNRQATEQGAETLVNLASEEYFKSVKPKLLDVPVITPLFEDWKNGKYKIISFYAKRARGLMARYAAVKGITDPQKLKKFDLDGYAYVPDASNDKTWLFRRKLAE is encoded by the coding sequence ATGCTGATAGTGCTTTCCCCGGCAAAAAGTCTCGACCTGGAGACGCCACCCACCACCAAGCTGCACACTGAACCGTCGTTTCTCGACCACTCCGAACAACTGATCGACCGGCTGCGGGAATTTTCGCCGGCCGAACTGGGCGAATTGATGGACTTGTCCGACAATCTGTCCGCGCTGAACGTGGCCCGCTATGCGAGCTGGCGCAAGGACACCCGCGAAGGCCGCCAGGCGGTGATGACCTTCAACGGCGACGTCTATGACGGCCTCGACGCGCGCAGCCTGAAGCCGAAGCAGCTCGACTATGCCCAATCGCGCATCCGTATCCTGTCCGGCCTGTACGGCATGCTGCGGCCGCTGGACCTGATCCACCCGCACCGGCTGGAAATGGGCACCCGCCTGAGCACGCCACTCGGCAAGAGCCTGTACGACTTCTGGGGCGAGACCATCACCCAGGCGCTGAACCGCCAGGCGACGGAGCAGGGCGCCGAAACGCTGGTCAACCTGGCGTCCGAGGAATACTTCAAATCGGTCAAGCCAAAATTGCTGGATGTACCGGTGATCACGCCGCTGTTCGAGGACTGGAAGAACGGCAAATACAAAATCATCTCGTTCTACGCCAAGCGCGCGCGCGGGCTGATGGCGCGTTACGCCGCCGTCAAAGGCATCACCGATCCGCAAAAGCTGAAAAAGTTCGACCTCGACGGCTATGCCTACGTGCCCGACGCTTCCAACGACAAGACCTGGCTGTTCCGCCGCAAGCTGGCTGAATAA
- a CDS encoding RluA family pseudouridine synthase, translated as MILNAKPNVAESSSEHAADTDVIVNDGDFGDDDDGLAPIELQLATEHCGQRLDKVISGLVPQFSRGRLQTWITDGFVTVDGKTAKSTKDTVYGDEKIVILPQPEPEDEAFKPEPMELNIVFEDDHLIVVNKPAGLVVHPGNGNWSGTLLNGLLHHYPQLSGVPRAGIVHRLDKDTSGLMVVGKTLAAQTDLVRQLAARTVKREYFAVVWGTPRISGTIDAAMGRHPRDRVKMAVSTGMGSKPAITHYQLIASGKLGEGRPVSLVQCRLETGRTHQIRVHMQSIGFPLVGDTVYGKQHLADYFPRQALQARRLGLVHPATGEQCEWIVPLAEDFAGLLARAGIEEPEQI; from the coding sequence GTGATATTAAACGCAAAGCCGAATGTGGCCGAATCTTCTTCCGAACACGCTGCCGACACTGACGTGATCGTCAATGACGGCGACTTTGGCGACGATGATGACGGCCTGGCTCCCATCGAACTGCAACTCGCTACTGAGCACTGCGGCCAGCGCCTGGACAAAGTCATCTCGGGCCTGGTACCGCAATTTTCCCGTGGCCGCCTGCAGACCTGGATCACCGATGGCTTCGTGACGGTCGACGGCAAAACCGCCAAAAGCACCAAGGACACCGTCTACGGCGACGAGAAGATCGTCATTCTGCCCCAACCGGAGCCGGAAGACGAGGCTTTTAAGCCGGAACCGATGGAACTTAACATAGTTTTTGAGGACGACCACCTGATTGTGGTCAACAAGCCGGCCGGTCTGGTGGTCCATCCGGGCAATGGCAACTGGTCCGGCACGCTGCTCAACGGCCTGTTGCACCACTATCCGCAACTGAGCGGCGTGCCGCGCGCCGGCATCGTGCACCGCCTGGATAAGGACACCAGCGGCCTGATGGTGGTCGGCAAGACGCTGGCCGCCCAGACCGACCTGGTACGCCAGCTGGCCGCGCGCACCGTCAAGCGCGAGTACTTCGCAGTGGTGTGGGGCACGCCGCGGATTAGCGGTACTATTGATGCGGCGATGGGCCGTCACCCGCGTGACCGCGTCAAGATGGCGGTCTCGACCGGCATGGGCTCGAAGCCGGCTATCACTCATTACCAGCTGATCGCCAGCGGCAAGCTGGGCGAGGGCCGTCCGGTGAGCCTGGTGCAGTGTCGCCTGGAAACCGGCCGCACCCACCAGATCCGCGTGCACATGCAGTCGATCGGCTTCCCGCTGGTGGGCGACACGGTGTACGGCAAGCAGCACCTGGCCGATTACTTCCCGCGCCAGGCGCTGCAGGCGCGCCGCCTGGGCCTGGTGCATCCGGCCACGGGTGAGCAATGTGAATGGATCGTGCCGTTGGCAGAAGATTTTGCCGGCCTGCTGGCGCGGGCTGGAATTGAGGAACCGGAACAGATTTGA